A DNA window from Candidatus Bathyarchaeota archaeon contains the following coding sequences:
- the fba gene encoding class II fructose-1,6-bisphosphate aldolase: MLVTNKEIMSVAAAGGYGVGAFNINNLETVLAIAEATVEEKSPVIVAVTPSAIKYGGLEYLASIVKAAARTVPQPMSLHLDHGKDVETVAKCINVGFTSVMIDASHLSFEENVAMTKTVVGLAHPNGVAVEAELGRLAGVEESTVEEKDAVLTDPDAAKDFVERTGVDALAVAIGTSHGAYKFKGKPELDFERLKAIRERVDVLLVLHGASSVPSWIIEKATKYGAELAGAKGIPEEHIKKAVSLGVSKINIDTDLRLAFTGAVREVLATSPKQYDPRKILGPAKEAMKTVVKGKMRLFGSSGRAQ, from the coding sequence ATGCTTGTTACAAACAAAGAAATTATGTCAGTTGCTGCCGCTGGAGGTTATGGCGTCGGCGCTTTTAACATAAACAACCTTGAAACAGTGTTAGCTATTGCTGAAGCAACGGTGGAGGAAAAATCGCCAGTCATCGTCGCGGTAACTCCGAGCGCTATCAAATATGGTGGATTAGAATATTTGGCTTCAATAGTGAAAGCCGCGGCGAGAACCGTTCCCCAACCTATGTCCTTACATCTTGACCATGGAAAAGATGTAGAGACCGTGGCTAAGTGTATCAATGTGGGTTTCACTTCGGTGATGATTGATGCGTCTCATCTGAGTTTTGAAGAGAACGTTGCCATGACTAAGACGGTTGTAGGGTTGGCTCATCCGAACGGAGTCGCGGTTGAGGCAGAGCTTGGAAGGCTGGCTGGTGTGGAGGAGTCGACGGTTGAGGAGAAGGATGCGGTGTTGACAGATCCCGATGCGGCTAAAGATTTTGTGGAACGTACAGGGGTGGATGCTTTGGCGGTTGCAATTGGTACTTCGCATGGAGCTTACAAGTTCAAGGGGAAGCCGGAACTGGATTTTGAAAGGTTGAAGGCTATTCGGGAGCGAGTGGATGTTTTACTGGTTTTGCATGGGGCTTCTAGTGTTCCTTCGTGGATAATTGAGAAGGCTACGAAGTATGGAGCAGAATTGGCTGGGGCTAAGGGAATACCTGAGGAGCATATTAAGAAGGCGGTTTCTTTGGGGGTTTCAAAGATTAACATTGACACTGACTTGAGGTTGGCTTTCACTGGTGCGGTCCGCGAGGTCTTGGCTACTTCTCCTAAGCAGTATGATCCGAGGAAGATTTTGGGTCCGGCAAAGGAAGCGATGAAGACGGTTGTTAAGGGTAAGATGCGGTTGTTCGGGAGTTCAGGCAGAGCGCAGTGA
- a CDS encoding DUF134 domain-containing protein — protein sequence MAWGRRRRRGRRGRFPKPVTIASPLKVDRLVPTPQANPQPIIIEPAEVEALRLVDLEDLSQAEAGARMGVSRGTVWRFLQSARKKIARSLTEGRPLIVSSERV from the coding sequence ATGGCGTGGGGACGTAGGCGCAGACGCGGAAGAAGAGGAAGGTTTCCTAAACCAGTCACTATAGCAAGCCCTCTAAAAGTAGACAGGCTCGTTCCAACTCCCCAAGCAAATCCGCAACCTATCATAATCGAGCCAGCAGAAGTTGAGGCGCTGAGGCTGGTTGACTTGGAGGATCTTTCTCAAGCCGAAGCGGGTGCAAGAATGGGGGTTTCAAGAGGAACGGTGTGGAGATTTCTGCAGAGCGCTAGAAAAAAAATTGCACGGTCCTTGACCGAAGGAAGACCCCTTATTGTTTCAAGCGAAAGGGTATAG